A single region of the Coregonus clupeaformis isolate EN_2021a chromosome 40, ASM2061545v1, whole genome shotgun sequence genome encodes:
- the LOC121551166 gene encoding G-protein coupled receptor 183, whose product MEVIRTFNQTPTSSHPTPTRNDSDTCITLYNHREYARVLMPLFYCIIFSVGLLGNALAFHIIRPNVKKLNSTTLYSANLVISDILFTLSLPLRIIYYALGFHWPLGEILCKIVGLIFYINTYAGVNFMTCLSVDRFIAVVLPLRFARFRKVSNVRYICVGVWFLVLIQTLPLLSMPMTNEEPDGFITCMEYPNFEPVPNISYILIGAVFLGYGVPVVTILVCYSILCCKLCLAAKANHLTDKSGRSQKAIGVICCVSLVFVVCFSPYHIDLLQYMIRKLIYKPDCAELTTFQISLHFTVCLMNLNSCLDPFIYFFACKGYKMKVLKILKRQVSVSFSSAVRTSPEGSSRDVIDGNKIHLNSTRHEK is encoded by the coding sequence ATGGAGGTGATAAGGACCTTCAACCAGACTCCAACCTCCAGCCATCCAACCCCCACCCGCAATGACTCAGACACGTGCATTACCCTGTACAACCACCGGGAGTACGCCCGAGTCCTCATGCCCCTCTTCTACTGCATCATCTTCTCTGTGGGGTTGCTGGGCAACGCCCTGGCCTTCCACATCATCCGCCCCAATGTGAAGAAGTTGAACTCCACCACACTCTACTCCGCCAACCTGGTCATTTCCGACATCCTGTTCACACTGTCACTACCGTTACGGATAATCTACTACGCCCTGGGCTTCCACTGGCCCCTGGGGGAGATTCTATGTAAGATCGTGGGGCTGATCTTCTACATCAACACTTACGCCGGGGTCAACTTCATGACCTGCCTCAGTGTGGACCGGTTCATTGCTGTCGTCTTGCCGCTCCGATTCGCACGCTTCCGTAAGGTCTCCAATGTTCGGTACATCTGCGTCGGGGTGTGGTTTCTGGTCTTAATACAAACTCTGCCCCTCCTCTCCATGCCCATGACTAATGAGGAACCTGATGGCTTCATCACCTGTATGGAGTATCCCAACTTCGAACCGGTGCCCAACATCTCCTATATCCTGATTGGCGCCGTATTCCTAGGCTACGGAGTCCCCGTGGTGACCATCCTGGTGTGCTACTCCATACTGTGCTGTAAACTCTGCCTTGCCGCCAAGGCCAATCACCTGACGGACAAGTCGGGGCGCAGCCAAAAAGCCATCGGGGTGATCTGCTGCGTCTCCCTGGTGTTCgtggtctgtttcagcccctaTCACATCGACCTCCTCCAATACATGATCCGAAAACTGATCTACAAACCAGACTGTGCTGAACTCACAACCTTCCAGATCTCCTTACACTTCACTGTGTGTCTGATGAACCTCAACTCCTGCCTGGATCCGTTCATCTACTTCTTTGCCTGTAAGGGTTACAAGATGAAGGTGCTGAAGATCCTGAAGAGGCAGGTGAGCGTGTCCTTCTCTAGTGCAGTACGGACATCGCCCGAGGGGTCGTCCAGAGACGTCATCGATGGTAATAAGATCCACCTCAACAGCACCAGACACGAAAAGTAA